Proteins found in one Streptococcus iniae genomic segment:
- a CDS encoding IS3-like element IS981 family transposase (programmed frameshift) translates to MKKRYSKEFKETLIAFYHSGQSVTQLSKEYDVAPATIYKWIDLYSKSNESSVSKADFLELKRQLAKVKEERDNLKKSIDHIRREKEVSAADMAQTIQTLALNVRLSCQLLDVPESSYYERINRHPSKTQLRRQYLSLKISQLFNANRGIYGAPKIHHLLFKQWEKVGLKLVQKLMKQLQLKSVVIKKFKPGYSLSDHINRKNLIQTEPTKKNKVWSTDITYIPTQQGWAYLSTIMDRYTKKVIAWDLGKRMTVELVQRTLNKAIKSQDYPEAVILHSDQGSQYTSLEYEELLKYYGMTHSFSRRGYPYHNASLESWHGHLKREWVYQFKYKNFEEAYQSIFWYIEAFYNSKRIHQSLGYLTPNQFEKVSA, encoded by the exons ATGAAAAAACGCTACTCAAAAGAATTTAAAGAAACCCTTATCGCCTTCTATCATTCTGGTCAATCCGTCACCCAGCTGTCTAAAGAATACGACGTGGCCCCTGCAACAATTTATAAATGGATAGACCTCTACTCTAAATCTAATGAAAGCTCCGTCTCTAAAGCTGATTTTCTAGAATTAAAAAGACAACTGGCTAAAGTTAAGGAAGAACGAGACA ATCTTAAAAAAAGTATTGACCATATTCGCCGAGAAAAAGAAGTGAGTGCTGCGGATATGGCTCAAACCATACAAACTTTAGCACTCAATGTCAGACTAAGCTGTCAACTCCTTGATGTTCCTGAATCAAGTTATTATGAACGGATTAACCGACATCCATCTAAAACTCAATTAAGGAGACAATACCTGTCACTCAAAATTTCTCAACTCTTCAATGCTAACCGAGGAATCTATGGTGCTCCTAAAATTCATCATCTTCTATTTAAACAATGGGAAAAAGTCGGGTTAAAACTGGTACAGAAGCTAATGAAGCAACTTCAACTCAAGTCTGTAGTCATTAAGAAATTTAAGCCTGGATACTCACTAAGTGATCACATCAATCGAAAAAATCTCATACAGACTGAACCTACAAAGAAAAATAAGGTTTGGTCAACCGACATTACTTATATTCCTACTCAACAAGGATGGGCTTATCTCTCAACCATTATGGATCGTTATACTAAAAAAGTCATTGCTTGGGATTTGGGCAAGCGAATGACTGTAGAATTAGTGCAAAGAACTTTAAATAAGGCCATTAAATCACAAGACTATCCAGAAGCTGTTATTCTTCATTCTGACCAAGGAAGCCAGTATACGAGTCTAGAGTATGAAGAGTTGCTTAAGTATTATGGGATGACTCACTCTTTCAGTCGAAGGGGATACCCTTATCATAATGCCAGTCTTGAATCTTGGCATGGACATTTAAAAAGAGAGTGGGTGTATCAATTTAAATATAAGAACTTTGAAGAAGCCTATCAGAGTATTTTCTGGTACATCGAAGCCTTTTATAATTCAAAACGAATCCATCAAAGTTTAGGGTATCTTACACCTAATCAATTTGAAAAGGTAAGTGCTTAA
- a CDS encoding pyridoxamine 5'-phosphate oxidase family protein → MKLNDMMTLLEDMKVGVFATIDSDGNPHARHAHITAANEEGIFFMTSKETHFYKQLMSDERIALTTMMEDGYLIQVMRIEGLARPVENDYLKEVFVNNSYYDFIYKDLEGDHMQIFQIYDGEGFYHSLTQGHKYVFSVGKCKTPFVKVV, encoded by the coding sequence ATGAAATTAAATGATATGATGACCTTGTTAGAGGATATGAAAGTGGGCGTATTTGCAACTATTGATAGCGATGGGAATCCTCATGCTAGACATGCTCATATTACAGCTGCTAATGAAGAGGGAATTTTCTTTATGACTAGTAAAGAGACCCATTTTTACAAACAATTGATGTCTGATGAGCGAATAGCTTTGACGACTATGATGGAAGATGGTTATTTAATTCAGGTGATGCGTATAGAAGGGCTTGCGAGGCCTGTGGAAAATGATTATTTGAAAGAAGTTTTTGTTAATAATTCTTATTATGATTTTATTTACAAGGATTTGGAAGGGGACCATATGCAAATTTTTCAAATATATGATGGTGAAGGATTTTATCACAGTTTAACGCAAGGTCATAAGTATGTTTTCTCAGTGGGTAAGTGTAAAACCCCGTTTGTAAAAGTAGTATAA
- a CDS encoding DUF1722 domain-containing protein → MIEKREKLLSEKLWAEYKYEVLSKCPRTYLQIREYLKNDFVEVAQVQFLISKAQELEENPFYVINASEHMWGYFKKVATNDEKEAFFALLEAYKKKEVNKQHIIQAFQKLLGKYPNAYLQNSSLLKISNDSLYQNLN, encoded by the coding sequence ATGATTGAAAAACGTGAGAAATTGCTGTCTGAGAAACTATGGGCAGAATATAAATATGAAGTATTGAGTAAATGCCCTAGAACTTATTTGCAAATTCGTGAGTATTTAAAAAATGATTTTGTTGAAGTGGCTCAAGTGCAATTCTTGATTTCAAAAGCTCAGGAGCTTGAAGAAAATCCTTTTTATGTTATCAATGCATCAGAGCATATGTGGGGCTATTTCAAAAAAGTTGCTACAAATGATGAGAAGGAAGCGTTTTTTGCTTTACTTGAGGCCTATAAGAAGAAAGAAGTGAATAAGCAGCATATTATTCAGGCCTTTCAGAAACTTTTAGGGAAATACCCTAATGCTTATCTTCAAAACTCATCACTACTTAAGATAAGTAATGATTCACTTTATCAGAATTTAAACTAA
- the adhP gene encoding alcohol dehydrogenase AdhP codes for MKAVVVNDTCTGVEVVDHDIPKPGYGEALVKVEYCGVCHTDLHVAHGDFGEVPGTILGHEGIGVVVEVGEGVTTLSIGDRASIAWFFEGCGHCEYCTTGRETLCRSVKNAGYSVDGGMSEYALVTADYAVKVPENLDPAQASSITCAGVTTYKAIKESEVRPGNWIVIYGAGGLGNLAIQYAKKVFNAHVVAVDINNDKLNLAKESGADIIINGKEVEDVPGKIQELTGGCHGAVVTAVSKVAFNQAVDSVRAAGTVVAVGLPSEFMELSIVKTVLDGIRIKGSLVGTRKDLEEAFSFGAEGLVVPIVETVPVDTAPQVFDEMEKGLIQGRKVLDFTLL; via the coding sequence ATGAAAGCAGTTGTTGTAAATGACACTTGTACAGGTGTTGAAGTTGTCGATCACGATATTCCAAAACCTGGATATGGCGAAGCACTTGTCAAGGTTGAATATTGTGGTGTCTGTCACACTGACTTGCACGTTGCTCACGGGGACTTTGGTGAAGTCCCAGGTACAATCCTTGGTCATGAAGGCATCGGAGTTGTTGTCGAAGTTGGCGAAGGTGTTACTACCTTATCTATCGGCGATCGTGCATCTATCGCATGGTTCTTTGAAGGATGTGGCCATTGTGAATATTGTACAACTGGACGTGAAACTCTATGTCGCTCTGTTAAAAATGCCGGCTATAGTGTCGATGGTGGAATGAGTGAATATGCTCTCGTAACAGCTGATTACGCTGTTAAAGTACCTGAAAACCTCGACCCTGCACAAGCTTCTTCAATTACTTGCGCCGGCGTTACAACTTATAAAGCTATTAAAGAATCTGAAGTAAGACCTGGCAACTGGATTGTTATTTATGGTGCAGGTGGACTTGGAAACCTTGCTATTCAATATGCTAAAAAAGTATTCAATGCCCATGTTGTAGCAGTTGATATAAATAACGATAAACTTAATTTAGCCAAAGAATCTGGTGCAGATATTATTATCAATGGTAAGGAAGTTGAAGATGTTCCTGGAAAAATTCAAGAATTAACTGGTGGCTGTCATGGCGCTGTTGTTACTGCTGTTTCTAAGGTAGCATTCAACCAAGCTGTTGACAGCGTACGTGCAGCAGGTACAGTTGTTGCTGTAGGTCTTCCATCTGAATTTATGGAACTCAGCATTGTTAAAACAGTTCTTGACGGCATCCGAATCAAAGGTTCACTTGTTGGAACCCGTAAAGATCTTGAAGAAGCATTCTCTTTTGGAGCTGAAGGACTTGTTGTTCCAATTGTTGAAACTGTTCCAGTTGATACCGCTCCACAAGTATTTGATGAAATGGAAAAAGGCTTAATTCAAGGAAGAAAAGTCCTTGATTTCACCCTCCTATAA
- a CDS encoding alpha/beta fold hydrolase → MLINSKVGHLYSRYKSGDSIVIFLSGYGDFPSYENFLPLISRLDSNFGYLTIDYPNSGESSTRNQVGLGLSDLVESFMTIVNFYNVKDYIICAHSMGGVIASRLVNHLSGKNRKGLL, encoded by the coding sequence ATGCTAATAAATTCAAAAGTTGGTCATCTCTATAGTCGTTACAAATCAGGAGATAGCATTGTTATATTTTTAAGTGGTTATGGTGATTTCCCATCTTATGAAAATTTTTTACCTTTAATCAGTCGATTAGATAGTAATTTTGGTTATCTAACCATTGACTACCCTAATTCAGGGGAAAGTTCTACAAGAAATCAAGTTGGGTTAGGTCTGTCTGACTTAGTAGAGTCTTTTATGACAATAGTAAACTTCTATAACGTTAAGGACTATATTATTTGTGCTCATAGTATGGGTGGGGTAATAGCATCAAGGTTAGTGAATCATCTTAGCGGAAAAAATCGTAAGGGACTCCTTTAA
- a CDS encoding GNAT family N-acetyltransferase — MFDIKTDRLHLIPNNRKFLHSTHAYASDFEVTQFMLHLPNNSLEETEEFLRVCEENWKNYQADEFQLEFAILYEGKHVGGLGLSKDRGNPCVELGWILAKDYWHKGIAYEAAQAAIAYFAKQFQVTSFIAHCDADNKASFGLMERLGMKRKSKKTGRFNKSSQIETSELLYELDLS; from the coding sequence ATGTTTGACATTAAAACAGATAGGCTACACCTAATTCCTAATAATAGAAAATTTCTCCACTCGACACATGCTTATGCTAGTGATTTTGAAGTTACTCAGTTTATGTTACATTTGCCAAATAATAGCCTCGAAGAAACAGAAGAATTTCTTCGAGTATGTGAGGAGAATTGGAAGAACTATCAAGCAGATGAATTTCAACTAGAGTTCGCTATTCTTTATGAAGGCAAACATGTTGGTGGTTTAGGCTTGTCTAAGGATCGTGGAAATCCATGTGTGGAATTAGGCTGGATTTTAGCCAAAGATTATTGGCATAAAGGGATTGCTTATGAAGCAGCTCAGGCGGCAATTGCGTATTTTGCAAAACAGTTTCAGGTAACAAGCTTTATTGCACATTGTGATGCTGACAATAAAGCATCTTTTGGCTTGATGGAAAGATTAGGAATGAAACGCAAATCAAAAAAGACTGGACGCTTTAATAAATCGTCACAGATCGAAACTTCAGAGTTATTATATGAGCTAGATTTAAGTTAA
- a CDS encoding peptidoglycan bridge formation glycyltransferase FemA/FemB family protein — protein MITKGFDYKIGISKQEHDSFVKGHEQVNLLQSSSWAKIKSEWHNERIGIFQDGLQVASLSLLLKPLPLGFSMIYIPRGPVMDYHNTALVNYVVGVLKDYGKKQKSLFIKCDPAIVLKQYAIGQEVDEIPEARLAISNLLKAGAVWTGLTVDIADSIQPRYQANCYTKASIEQTFPKHTRRLMADASSRGVEVGRANITDLQSFADLVSLTEQRKQISLRNQAYFRKIMETYGDDAYLHLAKVNIPKKLEQYQNQLKVVEEELEKTQDHQKKRLCRLSDQQKSLQKYISEFEQFAVKYPEEVAIAGIISISYGNVMEMLYAGMNDDFKKFYPQYLLYPKVFSDAYDNGIIWSNMGGVEGSLDDGLTRFKSNFNPTIEEFIGEFNIPVSPFYKLANGLYKLRKRLRNRH, from the coding sequence ATGATTACAAAGGGGTTTGATTATAAAATTGGCATTTCAAAACAAGAACATGATAGTTTTGTCAAAGGTCATGAACAGGTAAATCTTTTGCAAAGCAGTTCTTGGGCTAAAATTAAGTCCGAATGGCACAACGAACGGATTGGAATTTTTCAAGATGGCCTGCAAGTGGCTTCGCTTTCTTTATTGTTAAAACCCTTACCTTTAGGATTTTCGATGATTTATATTCCAAGAGGTCCTGTCATGGATTATCACAATACCGCTTTGGTGAACTATGTAGTTGGGGTATTGAAGGATTATGGTAAAAAACAAAAAAGTCTTTTTATCAAATGTGATCCAGCAATTGTGTTAAAACAATATGCAATTGGTCAAGAGGTCGATGAAATACCTGAAGCAAGACTTGCGATTTCAAATCTTCTTAAAGCAGGTGCTGTTTGGACAGGATTGACCGTTGATATCGCTGATAGTATTCAACCACGTTACCAAGCAAATTGTTACACTAAAGCATCTATTGAACAAACATTTCCAAAGCACACCAGAAGATTGATGGCTGATGCAAGTTCAAGAGGTGTTGAGGTTGGGCGTGCAAATATAACTGATTTACAATCATTTGCTGATTTGGTTTCATTAACAGAGCAACGTAAACAAATTTCACTCCGAAATCAAGCCTACTTTAGAAAAATTATGGAAACCTACGGAGATGATGCCTATCTCCATTTAGCTAAAGTTAATATCCCTAAAAAGTTGGAGCAGTATCAGAATCAATTAAAAGTGGTCGAAGAGGAATTGGAAAAGACTCAAGACCATCAAAAAAAACGCCTTTGCAGATTATCAGACCAACAAAAGTCTTTACAAAAATATATTAGTGAATTTGAACAATTTGCTGTAAAATATCCAGAAGAAGTAGCTATCGCTGGAATAATTTCAATTTCTTATGGTAATGTTATGGAGATGTTGTATGCTGGGATGAATGATGATTTTAAAAAATTCTATCCTCAATACTTACTCTATCCTAAAGTATTCTCAGATGCCTATGATAATGGTATTATTTGGTCCAATATGGGTGGTGTAGAAGGAAGTTTAGATGATGGATTGACACGATTCAAATCCAACTTTAATCCAACTATAGAGGAATTTATTGGAGAATTTAACATTCCAGTTAGTCCATTTTACAAACTTGCTAATGGCCTGTATAAGCTTCGTAAACGATTGCGCAATAGACATTAA
- a CDS encoding NUDIX hydrolase → MAEYWDIYTSDRCKTGEKMKRGSVFPEGAYHLVVHVCIFNKKGQMLIQQRQKDKEGWPNYWDVTIGGSALYGESSQEAAMREVAEEIGLNIDLKGVRPAFTINFNQGFDDTFLVQMDLDLESLVLQEEEVQAVAWAWQDDIKQMINDGHFIPYHHSKIDMCFDMRQQLGAIKQFNC, encoded by the coding sequence ATGGCAGAATATTGGGATATTTATACATCTGACCGATGTAAAACAGGTGAAAAAATGAAACGTGGTTCAGTTTTCCCAGAAGGGGCTTACCATTTGGTTGTTCATGTCTGTATTTTTAATAAGAAAGGCCAAATGCTTATTCAACAACGTCAAAAAGATAAAGAGGGTTGGCCCAATTATTGGGATGTGACTATTGGTGGCAGTGCTTTATATGGAGAGAGTTCGCAAGAGGCTGCTATGAGAGAAGTTGCTGAAGAAATTGGTTTAAACATTGATTTAAAAGGGGTCAGACCTGCCTTCACGATAAACTTTAACCAAGGGTTTGACGATACGTTTTTAGTTCAAATGGATCTTGATTTGGAGAGCCTGGTTTTACAAGAAGAAGAGGTTCAAGCAGTAGCTTGGGCTTGGCAAGATGATATCAAACAAATGATTAACGATGGGCATTTTATACCTTATCACCACAGTAAAATTGATATGTGTTTTGATATGCGTCAACAACTGGGTGCGATAAAGCAGTTTAACTGTTAG
- a CDS encoding tetratricopeptide repeat protein, which yields MTDKIDAAWNLFFQGKNDEAEALIADSFQFEKCQDFSFLNLMTYLYLGREDFDSALQVMKRYLELAAQQSDLEQQHIGLHQTAMVYRDMGEFAKALGFIQKEKEIIESYFSDDALKKSVNNYEQGYLRLKLGDSESAFPFMVQSLEQALKTEDLIAQACSYRGLGELYLAQKNKGQAKNHFLKALSLFEASGDSLGENDIHGFLKQC from the coding sequence ATGACTGATAAGATTGATGCTGCTTGGAACTTATTTTTCCAAGGAAAAAACGACGAGGCTGAGGCATTAATTGCAGATAGTTTTCAATTCGAAAAATGTCAGGATTTTAGTTTCCTGAATCTGATGACCTATCTTTACTTAGGTCGTGAGGATTTTGACAGTGCCTTACAAGTCATGAAAAGATATCTTGAATTGGCAGCTCAGCAGTCAGATCTTGAGCAACAACATATAGGTCTTCATCAAACAGCAATGGTTTATCGAGACATGGGGGAGTTTGCCAAAGCTTTGGGTTTTATTCAAAAGGAAAAGGAAATTATTGAGAGTTATTTTTCTGATGATGCCTTGAAAAAGTCGGTTAACAATTATGAGCAAGGGTATTTGCGCTTGAAACTAGGGGATAGTGAGTCGGCATTTCCTTTTATGGTTCAATCTTTAGAGCAGGCTTTAAAGACCGAGGATCTTATTGCTCAAGCATGCTCTTATAGAGGGTTAGGTGAACTTTACTTAGCACAAAAAAACAAGGGCCAAGCAAAAAATCATTTTTTAAAAGCCTTAAGCTTATTTGAAGCGTCAGGCGATAGCCTGGGTGAAAATGACATTCACGGCTTTTTGAAGCAATGTTAA
- a CDS encoding prenyltransferase: MTIPVFLELVEMKAKTASVLPFLIGLCFSYYHYKSVHPILVLLFFIAMFLFNMFVDMWDNYNDYLNAKNSAYQKETNIIGRENLDLNLLKVLMGAFFALATFLGLVLTYLVGWQLLVMGLFCFAVGILYSYGPKPLSSLPLGEFFSGFTMGFVITLICVFLNAYQVFAWDFKSIGAIFLISLPNTLWIANLMLTNNLCDKEEDESNHRYTIVHYIGVKGALWLFSLTNLLAMFAIVLGVSLDLAPATVIFTLLLIPFIYKQTRMLWEKQVKKETFICAVRILALGSFTLVFTYAIGLLL; the protein is encoded by the coding sequence ATGACTATTCCAGTTTTTTTGGAACTAGTTGAAATGAAGGCAAAAACAGCAAGTGTTTTACCCTTTTTGATTGGTCTTTGCTTTAGTTACTATCATTATAAGTCGGTACACCCTATACTGGTTCTTCTTTTTTTTATAGCCATGTTTTTATTTAACATGTTTGTTGATATGTGGGATAACTACAATGATTATCTCAATGCCAAAAATAGTGCTTATCAAAAAGAGACTAACATTATAGGGAGGGAAAATCTAGATTTAAATTTGCTTAAAGTGTTAATGGGTGCTTTTTTTGCCCTAGCAACATTTTTAGGCTTGGTGTTAACTTATTTGGTAGGTTGGCAACTTTTGGTTATGGGACTCTTTTGTTTTGCAGTTGGAATTCTGTATTCTTATGGGCCAAAACCCTTATCTAGTTTACCTTTAGGTGAATTCTTTTCCGGATTTACTATGGGATTTGTGATTACCTTGATTTGCGTCTTTCTGAATGCTTATCAGGTGTTCGCTTGGGATTTTAAATCAATTGGTGCTATTTTCTTAATATCACTGCCCAATACCTTGTGGATTGCAAATCTTATGCTGACCAATAATCTTTGTGATAAAGAAGAAGATGAAAGTAATCATCGTTACACCATCGTACACTATATTGGTGTCAAGGGTGCTCTATGGTTGTTTTCACTGACTAATCTATTAGCAATGTTTGCCATTGTCTTAGGCGTTTCACTAGATTTAGCACCAGCAACAGTAATATTCACATTGCTTTTAATACCATTTATTTATAAGCAAACGCGGATGTTATGGGAAAAACAAGTAAAAAAAGAAACATTTATCTGTGCAGTCCGCATTTTGGCATTGGGGTCATTTACCTTGGTGTTTACATATGCTATTGGATTGCTACTTTAG
- a CDS encoding NAD(P)/FAD-dependent oxidoreductase has protein sequence MQEVLVLGAGYAGLKAVRNLQKQAGDFHITLVDRNEYHYEATELHEVAAGSQPKEKITFSVKEVINPKKVTFLQDEVVKVNPEENTVELKTAGSVSYDYVVVALGFCSETFGIKGAKENALEMVNIDTAVNIHNHILQMMEKYRETKDKNYLRLLVCGAGFTGIELAGALVDERKRYAKVAGVSPDDIEIVCVEAATRILPMFDDKLAQHGLDLIQKLGVKMMLGSMIKEIKPGEVIYVTSPEEDAERQSIAAETIIWTTGVSGSPVMGESGFAERRGRVIINKDLRDPKYDNVYIIGDVSALMDPSTDRPYATTAQIATRMGAHTAVNLAHQLKGEATVDFNYTSLGTVASVGNTHAFGLVGKAKVKGYPASVVKKSIMNKSLVDMGGLKELLAKGRFDLYH, from the coding sequence ATGCAAGAAGTTTTAGTTTTAGGAGCTGGTTATGCTGGTTTGAAGGCTGTTCGTAATCTTCAAAAGCAAGCTGGGGATTTTCATATTACCTTGGTGGACCGTAATGAATACCATTATGAAGCAACAGAATTACACGAGGTTGCTGCTGGTTCACAACCAAAAGAAAAAATTACTTTTTCGGTTAAAGAAGTGATTAACCCTAAAAAGGTAACTTTCTTACAAGACGAGGTTGTTAAAGTTAACCCTGAAGAAAATACAGTTGAACTTAAAACAGCTGGAAGCGTATCTTATGATTATGTCGTTGTTGCTCTAGGTTTTTGTTCAGAAACCTTTGGCATTAAAGGTGCTAAAGAAAATGCCCTTGAAATGGTAAACATTGATACAGCGGTAAATATCCATAATCACATTTTACAAATGATGGAAAAATACCGTGAAACGAAAGATAAAAATTACCTTCGTTTGCTCGTTTGTGGTGCAGGTTTCACTGGAATTGAACTTGCGGGAGCTTTGGTTGATGAACGTAAACGCTATGCTAAAGTTGCTGGTGTTAGTCCTGATGACATCGAGATTGTTTGTGTGGAAGCAGCAACACGTATCTTACCAATGTTTGACGATAAACTGGCACAACACGGCCTTGATTTAATCCAAAAACTTGGTGTTAAAATGATGCTTGGTTCAATGATTAAAGAAATCAAACCAGGTGAAGTGATTTATGTAACAAGTCCAGAAGAAGATGCAGAACGTCAATCCATTGCTGCTGAAACAATCATTTGGACAACAGGTGTTAGCGGAAGCCCTGTTATGGGGGAATCTGGATTTGCTGAGCGTCGTGGACGTGTTATCATCAATAAAGACTTACGTGATCCTAAGTATGATAATGTTTACATCATTGGAGATGTTTCTGCTTTGATGGATCCATCAACAGACCGTCCTTATGCAACGACTGCTCAAATTGCAACGCGTATGGGAGCACATACGGCAGTCAATTTGGCCCATCAATTAAAAGGTGAAGCAACTGTTGATTTCAACTACACGTCATTAGGAACAGTGGCATCAGTTGGGAATACACATGCTTTTGGCTTAGTTGGAAAAGCAAAAGTTAAGGGTTATCCAGCATCAGTGGTTAAAAAGAGCATTATGAATAAATCACTGGTTGATATGGGTGGTTTAAAAGAGCTTTTAGCTAAAGGACGCTTCGATTTGTATCATTAA
- a CDS encoding cytochrome ubiquinol oxidase subunit I — protein sequence MTIETLARFQFAMTTIFHFFFVPFTIGTCLVVAIMETCYVVTGNEDYKKMTKFWGNIMLLSFAVGVVTGIIQEFQFGMNWSDYSRFVGDIFGAPLAIEALLAFFMESTFLGLWMFTWDNKKISKKMHAAFIWLVVFGSMMSAMWILIANSFMQNPVGYEIKNGRAQMTDFFALVKNFQFHYEFAHVITGAITMGGIVIAGMAAFMLLKKESLTESTQRIYKKSLRLGLLVSLIGSISVMGVGDLQMKSLLHDQPMKFAAMEGDYEDSGDPAAWTVVAWANEADKKQVFGIKIPYMLSILSYGKPSGSVKGMNTVNKELIEKYGNRNYYPMVNLLFYGFRTMAAFGTLMFGVSVLGLFLTRQKNPLLYKHKWMLWIVALTTFAPFFANTFGWVITEQGRYPWTVYGLFTISDSVSPNVSVASLLVSNIVYFLLFSGLGAMMVVLVIRELKKGPEHEEEQLGLLKTSSLDPFEKGAY from the coding sequence ATGACTATTGAAACGTTAGCGCGCTTTCAATTTGCAATGACAACAATCTTCCACTTTTTCTTCGTTCCATTTACAATTGGAACATGTTTAGTGGTTGCAATCATGGAAACATGTTATGTTGTTACTGGAAATGAAGACTATAAAAAAATGACAAAATTTTGGGGTAACATCATGCTCCTTAGTTTTGCAGTTGGTGTTGTTACAGGAATTATCCAAGAATTTCAATTTGGAATGAACTGGTCTGATTATTCTCGTTTTGTTGGGGATATTTTTGGCGCACCCTTGGCTATTGAAGCTTTGCTTGCCTTCTTTATGGAATCTACTTTCTTAGGATTGTGGATGTTCACCTGGGATAATAAAAAAATCAGCAAAAAAATGCATGCTGCTTTCATTTGGTTGGTTGTTTTTGGCTCAATGATGTCAGCTATGTGGATTTTGATTGCTAATAGTTTTATGCAAAATCCAGTAGGTTATGAAATTAAAAATGGCCGAGCTCAAATGACGGATTTCTTTGCACTTGTTAAGAATTTCCAATTCCATTATGAATTTGCGCATGTTATTACGGGTGCAATTACCATGGGCGGTATTGTTATTGCAGGTATGGCAGCCTTCATGCTCTTGAAAAAAGAGTCTTTAACAGAATCAACACAACGTATTTATAAAAAATCACTGCGTCTTGGTTTGCTTGTGTCATTGATTGGTTCTATTTCAGTTATGGGAGTTGGTGATTTACAGATGAAATCACTTCTTCATGACCAACCAATGAAATTTGCAGCCATGGAAGGTGACTATGAAGATTCTGGTGATCCCGCTGCTTGGACAGTTGTGGCTTGGGCAAATGAAGCTGACAAAAAACAAGTCTTTGGGATTAAGATTCCTTACATGTTAAGTATCCTTTCTTATGGCAAACCATCTGGTTCTGTTAAAGGGATGAATACTGTTAACAAAGAGTTAATTGAAAAATACGGTAACCGTAATTATTATCCAATGGTAAACCTTTTGTTCTACGGCTTTAGAACGATGGCGGCCTTTGGGACATTGATGTTTGGTGTTTCTGTCTTAGGATTATTCTTAACACGTCAGAAAAATCCACTTCTTTATAAGCACAAGTGGATGCTTTGGATTGTTGCTTTGACAACTTTTGCACCATTCTTTGCTAACACATTTGGTTGGGTTATTACTGAGCAAGGGCGTTACCCTTGGACAGTTTATGGACTCTTCACAATTTCAGACAGTGTGTCACCAAATGTTTCAGTAGCATCACTTCTTGTTTCAAACATCGTTTACTTCCTTCTCTTTAGTGGTTTAGGGGCAATGATGGTGGTCCTAGTTATTCGTGAA